A single region of the Lepeophtheirus salmonis chromosome 12, UVic_Lsal_1.4, whole genome shotgun sequence genome encodes:
- the LOC121127037 gene encoding superkiller complex protein 3 isoform X3, whose product MMGDIQGLLKSARVLIDDKDYKEALKIIKNVLDIDPVNYNGLVFCGLCLHHLNKNEKGVQAFQKAIRTDDKKILAYQGLFSLYEKMRSEATALEEIKSISNTLGDLKFTQAKIQFDQKDFEACFFNLNRAVNIFENNGDKSDVLKALDKRVKFSKIAVKSRFAEVTYEYIYYIYQHRKDLKFDLDYYLSLIEKVIPLQKSLSRNMSLIRIYLENQVYDNKAIKYSHLAVELFPSYVFGYENLFNYYLKFMALADGCPVKCKKSYMEKYLDLKPDYNMEFLVKGAIYFEHQRFEESIRCLSLHNEHIYGMVLYVKCLYKLKDFSIILIPINKIINSSKDKRCIQEMKALKVHVLYLTFQINEISFEGIEFDDQLNSLRNNVNAFRGILNDDSCNELASGIYAHVIGRNDKALQILSFYKDSCFEAAQIFGIYHHNNDLREEALLYFLKSVYLNPCNPLPYKYIASYYLDSMAYERALKCYAKCYKLNPFDTEVGICISNILGTCKKDKENLYFLDCINSSKILSKQWANIRLGILQLNNQKSESAIFHLQSIMHSKDGCYEINSAEALGDAYILRGSYYSALKIFYEIMNFAKGSKKSTYSEYRIAHIKCLLGDEDGAVGDLESVSSESVLKFKGLAEVYLQSSRKYINQMLDSNGASNASLALKYVYQALIKNPYVCCLWKLAAECISTVTDVSELVLRKYFELPKEVELDLNLIENYKLYLIKLGVHFTVQGLNCNPFEHSLWHDFGLLYFLTLKEQSLENTCKIVTSVKSLKRAIQLSPTSYRYWNTLGFIAFHINNFSLAQHCFINAVKIDTTYAISWTNLGVTYMTLKYNLLANKAFQEAQNGDSTYSQGWSGQALLAKKYSSGECMDLLRHAALLGYEPLSCYEYGVLIWF is encoded by the exons ATGATGGGTGATATCCAGGGTTTGTTGAAGTCTGCTAGAGTCTTAATTGATGATAAAGACTATAAGGAAGctcttaaaattatcaaaaatgtacTAGACATCGATCCCGTCAATTACAATGGCCTCGTGTTTTGTGGTCTATGTCTTCATcacttgaataaaaatgagaaaGGAGTTCAA GCGTTCCAGAAGGCTATTCGCACtgacgataaaaaaatattagcctaTCAGGGGCTTTTTTCCCTATATGAAAAGATGCGCTCTGAGGCGACTGCTTTGGaagaaatcaaatcaatttcTAACACTCTTGGGGATCTTAAATTTACTCAAGCAAAGattcaatttgatcaaaaagaCTTCGaagcatgtttttttaatttaaatagggccgttaatattttcgaaaataatggCGATAAATCTGATGTATTAAAGGCATTGGACAAACGTgttaaattttcgaaaattgCTGTTAAATCCCGTTTTGCAGAAGTAacgtatgaatatatatattacatttatcaaCATCggaaagatttaaaatttgatctGGATTACTATTTGAGCCTGATTGAGAAAGTAATTCCATTACAGAAATCTTTGAGCCGAAACATGAGTTTGATTCGTATCTATCTTGAAAATCAAGTTTACGACaataaagcaataaaatattCTCACTTGGCCGTTGAATTATTTCCAAGTTACGTTTTTGGATAtgaaaatctatttaattattatttaaagtttatggCTTTAGCTGATGGTTGCCCAGTCAAATGCAAAAAATCATACATGGAAAAATACTTGGATCTTAAACCAGACTATAATATGGAATTCTTAGTCAAAGGAgctatttattttgaacatcAAAGATTTGAAGAATCAATTCGTTGTCTTTCTTTACATAACGAGCATATTTACGGAATGGTACTATATGTGAAATGCTTGtacaaattaaaagatttttcaatcattttgattcccataaataaaataattaacagttcGAAAGACAAAAGATGTATTCAGGAAATGAAAGCGCTTAAAGTTCATGTTCTCTACctcacttttcaaataaatgaaataagtttTGAAGGTATTGAGTTTGATGATCAGCTTAACTCACTTCGGAATAACGTTAATGCATTTCGAGGCATACTGAATGATGACAGCTGTAATGAGTTAGCTTCAGGAATATATGCCCACGTTATAGGACGCAATGATAAGGCTCTTCAAATTCTTAGCTTTTATAAAGATTCATGCTTCGAAGCTGCTCAAATATTTGGTATTTACCATCATAATAATGATTTGAGAGAGGAGGCGCTACTCTATTTTCTAAAATCTGTCTACCTCAACCCGTGCAATCCCCTACCTTACAAATATATTGCAAGCTATTATTTGGATAGTATGGCGTATGAGAGGGCTCTAAAATGCTATGCAAAATGTTACAAGCTAAATCCATTCGACACGGAAGTTGGAATTTGTATTAGCAATATCCTTGGAACCTGTAAAAaggataaagaaaatttatattttctggaTTGTATTaattcatctaaaatattatccaaaCAATGGGCTAACATACGTTTAGGTATTCTTCAATTGAATAATCAAAAATCAGaatctgcaatatttcatttgcaAAGTATAATGCACTCAAAGGACGGATGTTATGAAATCAATTCAGCAGAAGCCTTGGGAGATGCTTATATTCTTAGGGGTTCGTATTATAGTgcgttgaaaatattttatga gatcatGAATTTTGCCAAGGGTTCAAAGAAGTCTACCTATTCTGAGTATCGTATAGCTCATATAAAGTGTCTCTTAGGCGATGAAGACGGGGCTGTAGGTGATCTTGAGTCTGTATCTTCAGAATCGGTACTTAAATTTAAGGGGTTGGCCGAAGTGTATTTACAGTCTTCaaggaaatatattaatcaGATGCTCGATTCAAATGGAGCATCAAATGCCTCACTTGCCTTAAAGTATGTCTATCAAGCCTTGATTAAAAATCCTTATGTATGTTGTCTTTGGAAACTAGCTGCTGAGTGTATCAGCACAGTTACTGACGTAAGTGAGCTTGTCCTTCGTAAATATTTCGAATTGCCGAAGGAAGTTGAATTGGATCTAAacctaattgaaaattataaattatatttgattaagttAGGAGTTCATTTTACTGTTCAAGGTCTTAATTGTAATCCGTTCGAACATAGTCTTTGGCACGATTTCGGACTTCTAtactttttaactttaaaagaaCAATCACTTGAAAATACATGTAAGATAGTTACATCAGTGAAATCTTTAAAACGTGCTATTCAGCTTTCGCCAACGAGTTATCGTTATTGGAATACACTGGGATTCATAgcttttcatataaataatttttctttggctCAACATTGTTTCATCAATGCTGTAAAAATTGATACTACATATGCTATATCTTGGACTAATCTGGGTGTCACGTATATGactttgaaatataatctactTGCTAACAAAGCTTTCCAAGAAGCACAAAATGGAGATTCAACTTATTCACAGGGTTGGAGTGGACAGGCTCTTCTTGCAAAAAAGTATAGTTCTGGAGAGTGTATGGATCTATTACGTCATGCTGCATTGTTAGGATATGAACCTCTTTCTTGCTATGAGTATGGAGTGCTCATTT
- the LOC139906819 gene encoding uncharacterized protein, which produces MYHGKRKMPFNNQLVICSIGQKEIQKDHFNDHKVILHKNDPSCKYQVKIDHKKQKTLNFAVKKTSSATSSSSVTASSCPNDPAPVEALQPEPRSEKSVSAGEKVTADKENNGDSSNYPSRRISHGIRLPNLDIGPIFSPEQLSVVNNNNIPSAEDSETSDNVQGGEKSKTEEMEFVDGGPEYPVVFTSQLGDPILTGREPKRKDIQTRTRVETERETVPKVEKDHPLHPKLQTYSPQIDDKYSRNFQYENWFCKFPWLEYDEVEKSAKCFACSKFSISNLGKFEFKTWKNSSSLKVHSNNKKHKLSMEKWINFLTSRRNNTSVLGHVQSQHAEEVVKWRAYLRYLFQTVGFLAKQGLAFRGDSETREKLTESNENNGGNFLELLSLRSHDNHMLKDKLEAEVKKFGLAGAGFAKWTSPDIQNELIEIIASRVTENIIEDVKTCAGNDDYWFSVIVDEISDISNTEQFSLSLGYLTSEGIKKESFLKFVKVTQTDSKYLFEKLHKAVKDFGLNPALTVSLAADGASNISGIKKGLAARWKEAAPLHVYIHCYAHVLNLVVKDLLSDITLLRNTMGTV; this is translated from the coding sequence atgtatcacgggaagcggaaaatgCCTTTTAACAAccagttggtgatttgttctatcggtcagaaggaaatacagaaggaccactttaatgatcacaaagttatactccataagaatgaccccagctgcaagtatcaagtgaaaattgatcataagaagcagaaaacattgaactttgctgttaagaaaacttcctctgctacatcctcatcctcagtcactgcctcctcctgtcccaatgaccctgctccagttgaggccttacagcctgaaccaagatctgaaaagtccgtttctgctggagagaaagttactgcagacaaagaaaataatggcgactcatcaaattaccccagcagacggatttctcatggaataagacttcctaatctcgatatcggaccaatcttctctcccgagcagctctctgtagtcaacaacaacaatattccctctgcagaggactctgagactagtgacaatgtccagggaggtgagaagagcaagactgaggagatggagtttgtggacggaggcccagagtaccctgtcgtcttcacgagccagctgggtgacccgatacttaccgggcgggagccaaagcggaaggacatccagaccagaaccagagtggagactgagcgggaaactgtgcctaaagtcgagaaagatcatcctctacatcccaagttacaaacatacagtcctcagatagatgacaaatactccagaaaCTTTCAATATGAAAATTGGTTCtgtaagttcccgtggctagaatatgacgaggttgaaaagtcagccaaatgtttcgcctgttccaaattttccatttccaaccttgggaaatttgagttcaaaacatggaaaaacagttcctcgttgaaagttcattctaacaacaaaaaacacaaactgtcgatggaaaagtggatcaatttcctcacatcaaggAGAAACAATACCTCAGTTCTTGggcatgttcagtctcaacatgctgaggaagtcgtgaagtggcgagcttatttgaggtatcttttccaaactgttgggttccttgcaaagcaaggattggcttttaggggcgattccgaaacaagggaaaagttgacggaatctaatgaaaacaatggaggaaacttcttggagcttttgtccctgcgttcacacgacaacCATAtgctcaaagataaactggaggccgaagtcaaaaaatttggtttagctggggcaggttttgccaaatggacttcacctgacatccaaaatgagctgatagagattatagcatccagagtgacggaaaatataattgaagatgtcaagacttgtgccggcaatgatgactactggttctctgtgattgttgatgagataTCAGATAtttcaaacacggagcagttcagtctgtcactgggatatctgacgagtgaaggcatcaagaaagagagcttcctcaagtttgtaaaagttacccagactgacagcaaatatttgtttgagaagcttcacaaGGCTGTCAAGGATttcggccttaaccccgccctcactgtctccctggccgcaGACGGcgcctccaacatatccggcatcaagaagggtcttgccgccaggtggaaggaagcagccccactgcatgtctacatccactgctacgcccatgtcctcaatcttgtagtcaaggatctactctcagatataaccctgttgagaaatacaatggggacagtataa